The Candidatus Thermoplasmatota archaeon genome contains the following window.
CCAGACGAAATCTGTTGTACCATTCACCGCCTGGCCAGCATACTTCGTAAAACGAACACCCTCATTCGTCCAACCAGTTACTCCTTTTGACCGTTTATATCACCAGCATTCTGATTCCCTGCACCTAACACCCACACAACCGACCCGATTCCTGATTTTCCCACACCCTGATTCCATAAAAAAACAGAATCACTATCATCATCTACAAGCTTTGTTCGATTCGTATGCAGCCATATCTGCAGATAATCAGCACCGGTACTGCTCGACACATTCATATGCGTGATAGAGACGGGAAATGGCTCTTCATTGACAATCGCAAACGCAGCAGTATATGTTTTGTTATACCCTGCGCTAAAATTACCACCAAAATGCAGTTTCAGTGCAGCGTTGGTCCCATTGCTTCCTGCAAGACGCAATACCGTAATATTATCAGTTGAGTTATCACATGCTACAAAACGAATATCAGCATTACTTGGATGTCCAATACTATATTCATACCCAACCTGAGATGTTGCATACTGCGTCGCCATAACCGTACTCAAAATAACAAGTGCTATACCAAGAACTAACAAACGTTTCTGTAACCTCATCGAGCGCATCCACTCTAGTCCCAACTCTATAAAGAGTCAACGGAAAAGAGAATATAAATATTACTAAAAAATATGTCTTTTGAAAGGAAAAAAGAAGGGAAAGATTTTTTTATGCATTGGTGCCACGGATTTTCCGACGATCAACTTTTACACCAGAAGGTGAAACAATCATCAGGTTGTTCCCAATACCTGCGATGTCACCACCGATGTCATCGGTAATCCTCTTCAACTCGTTGGTGACTCTTTTCAGAATTACTTCTTCATCAGCGATTGCAGAAAAGTCAAGAATCAAAACGTTTCCACCGTAGACATAATCCGAAAGTACTTTTAAGTCATCGTATTGACGGATCTCACCTAAGGCAACCTTCATTTTTACTGAACCCATCGAATCGCCGGTTGAGTCGACATATTTTTCTAAATCAACATATCCTTCTGTTAAATCTGACTTTTTGTCGCCAAAAATTTTCTTTGCTAATCCCATACTCACACGCTTCTCCGTAATTTTTAACTACACATCTTAAATATATTTCTCTTTATAAACATTTGTCTTTGATTATATAAAGGAACAACACCATTTCAAAAAAAACGGAGCGTACACGATGTTATACTACATTCATGGTTACCAATCAAGCACATCCAGCACCAAGGCAGTTTTGTTTGCCCAAACACTTAAGGTGTATGCAATCAAATACCGCGAAGGCAACCCTGAAGATCTGGTTATTTCCGCATGTTTAAGACGGATAGCACAGACAATACAATCTGATCCTCAGCCGGTTCTCATTGGCTCATCCTTTGGTGGTTTTCTTGCAGCTGCAACAGCACTTATTCATCCGGTTCAACAGCTTATTTTACTCAATCCTGCAATCATCCCCCCTACAACATCACCTGATTCGATACCAGCTATGCCAAAGAGGATTCTGAACGAAATGATCGAGCCACGATTATTTCAGCAGAAAGTACCAACAAAGATTGATATATTGATCG
Protein-coding sequences here:
- the sepF gene encoding cell division protein SepF, with translation MGLAKKIFGDKKSDLTEGYVDLEKYVDSTGDSMGSVKMKVALGEIRQYDDLKVLSDYVYGGNVLILDFSAIADEEVILKRVTNELKRITDDIGGDIAGIGNNLMIVSPSGVKVDRRKIRGTNA
- a CDS encoding YqiA/YcfP family alpha/beta fold hydrolase, whose amino-acid sequence is MLYYIHGYQSSTSSTKAVLFAQTLKVYAIKYREGNPEDLVISACLRRIAQTIQSDPQPVLIGSSFGGFLAAATALIHPVQQLILLNPAIIPPTTSPDSIPAMPKRILNEMIEPRLFQQKVPTKIDILIGTQDTVVPNHWSLEFAKIQEATVHFFHDDHNFTRYQVQLPEIIKKIINRETKRLS